TCGCGTTTTCACCCTCACCTTTGGCAAAGGTCAGACGCGTGGGGTTGGCGCGGTCGCCGCTGATGGCGGTGACCACCTGCTTGTCCGGCGCGACGACCTTGTTGTCGTCATCGACGAAGACGATCTTCGCCTTGCGGTCCTTGGTGATGACCAGCTCCGCGTGCGGCTCCACGGAGTGGATGAGGATGCCGCCGTTCGGGCCTTTCTTGTTCTTGTCCTCATCTCCGTCGTGGTCGGCGTGGTCGTGCTTGTGTTCCTTTTCAGCGGCGGTCACATGGGGGACGGCGGCCAGTGCGGTGAGGGCGATCAGTGCGGTGATGATGTTGTTGGTTTTCATGCGATGGTTGGTTGTGGGTTGATGGTTGGTGTTGGATTCGGTGAAGCGTGCGCCGCGATGGCGGCCTGGGATGCCTTCCTGCCCAGCAGGCGGAAGAGGGCGGGCGTGACGGCGAAGTCGAGCAAGGTGGAGGACACCAGGCCACCGACGATGCAGACGGCGACGGGGTGCAGGATCTCCTTGCCCGGCTCCCCGGCGGCCAGCACCAGCGGGATCAGCGCGATGCCTGCGGCGAGCGCGGTCATGGTGACCGGCACCAGCCGTTCCAGCGTCCCGCGCTCGATCATCTTGCGGCTGAAGGTTTCCCCCTCATGCGTCATCAGGTGCAGGTAGTGGGAGATCATCATGATCCCGTTCCGCGCGGCGATGCCGCACACGGCGATGAAGCCGACCAGCGTGGCGATGCTGATGTTGCCCACCAGCAGCCACGTCAGCGCCAGGCTGCCCATCAGTGCGAGGGGAAGATTCACCATCACCTGCAGCGCCAGCGCGAGGCTGCGGAAGTAGGAGAACAGCAGGATGATGATGATGCCGAGCACCCCGGCGAACAGCAGGGCGATCCGCGTGGTGGCCGCCTTCTGCGCCTGGAAGTCGCCCTCGTAGCTGATGAACGTGCCCGTCGGCAGCTTCACCTGGGCGGTGACCTTTTCCTGGAGCTGCCGCACCAGCTCGCCCGCATCCGGACGAGTCGGCTTGATGGAGACGACGTAGCGCCGCTGCGTGTTCTCGCGGAAGACGGAGGACGGTCCTTTCGCCTCGCGGATCTCCGCCACCAGCCGCAGCGGGATCGACTTTCCGCCCTGCGTGTCGATGGGCAGTTCGCGGATGCGTTCCGGATGCTCCCGCCATTCCTCCGGCAGGCGGATGGCCAGGTCGATGATGCGCGGCCCATCACGGAGCTGCGCCACCGCCTCCCCGCCCATCAGGGTGGAAAGCGTCTCGTTCAGCTCGCCGGGGGTGACGCCGTAGGCCAGCGCGCGCTCCCGGTTCACCTCGATCCGGAGCTGCGGGATGGGCGCCTGCTGATCCAGCTTCGCGTCCTCCAGTCCGGGGATGGTCTTGGCGATCTTCTGGATCTGCTCGCCGACGTTCTGGTTGGTCTCGAAGTCGGGGCCGAAGACCTTGATCGCGATGGGTGCGGTCACGCCGCTGAGCAGGTGGCTGATGCGGTGGGACAGCGGGCCGGAAAGCACGCTGAAGGAGCCGGGCACCTGCCGCACCTTCTGGCGGATGTCCTCCAGGATCTCCTCGCGGGATCGCTCGGAAACGCCGGTCTTGAAATCCACGTCGAACTCCGCGTTGGAGATGGGCACCACGTGGTCGCTGCGTTCCGCCCGCCCGATGCGGCGACCGATGTGGTTGATCTCCGGCACCGTGCGGAGCTGCTTTTCGATGGAGGCGGCCAGACGTTCCATCTCCATCAGCGAGGTGCCGGGGGCCGCGCCCGTGGTGACGATCACGGTTTCCTCGTTGAAGGCCGGGAGGAAGTCCTTGCCCATCTTCGGATAGAGCGTGAGGGAAAGCCCCAGCAGGATGACCACGGGAATCAGCACCAGCACCGGCTGGTCCAGGCTGGCCTTCAGCAGGGTGTGCTTCACCAGCCACTTCATGCCACGGGTGACGGGACCGTCGTGGTGCTTCGCCTTCTCCTCGTCACCGGGCTTGCGCTTCCGCCAGCCGAGCAGGAACGAACACAGCACCGGAATGGCCGTCAGCGAAACGATGAACGACGCGATCATGCTGATGATGGTCGCGATGGCGATGGGGCCGAACAGGCGTCCCTCCACCCCGCTCAGGCCGAGCAGCGGCACGAACACCAGGATGATGAGGACGGTGGCGTAGAAGATGGAGTTCCTCACCTCGCCGGAGGCGGCGGCGATCACTTCGATCTTCGGCAGCGGATCGGCCAGCACCGCGTTTTCCTTCAGCCGCCGGAACACATTCTCCACGTCCACGATGGCGTCGTCCACCACCATGCCGATGGCGACCGCCAGCCCGCCCAGCGTCATGCTGTTCATGCTGAGGCCCATCAGTTGGAACGTGATCAGCGTGACGGCGAAGCTCAGTGGCATCGCCATCAGCGTGATGAACGTCGTGCGGAAGTTCAGCAGGAACAGGAACAGGACGACGATGACCATGATCACCGCCTCGAAGAAGGCCTTCACCAGGTTGTCCATCGCGCGGTCGATGAAGTCGCCCTGGCGGAAAAGCACGGTGGCCTCCACGCCGGGTGGCAGCGTCTTCTGGACTTCCGCGATGGCGGTCTCGATCTGCCCGGTGAGCTTCAGCGTGTCGAAGCCGGGTGCCTTCGTGACGCTCATGATGACCCCGGGGTCGCCGTTGACGTGGGCATTGCCACGCATCGGCTCCGTGTCCCAGGCGACGGTGGCGACGTCACCGATGCTGATCGGCTGGTCCTTCACCGTCTTCACCGGTGTCTTCGCGATGTCACCGAGGTCGGTGGTCATCGCCAGATTGCGGACCATGATTTCCTGGGAGAAGGAACTGAGGAAGCCGCCGGTGGTGGTGGTGGCGGCCTTCTTCGCCGCGTCCCGCAGTTCGTCCAGCGTCACGCCGTATGCCTGCATCTTCCACAGGTCCGGCTGGATCTGCGCCTGCTTCACGCCGCCGCCCATGTTGAGCACTTCGGCGATGCCGGGGATCGACTGGATGCGCCGCCGGACGTTCCAGTCCGCGATGGAGCGGACCTCCATCGGCTCCACCTTGCCATCCGTGCTGCGGATGCCGACAAGGAGGATCTCCCCCATCAGCGACGCGACCGGCGTGAGGTACGGCTCGGTTCCTTCCGGCAGCGTCTCGCGGACGGACTGCAACCTTTCCTGCACGAACTGGCGGGCCTGGTAGATGTCGGTCCCCCAGTCGAACTCCGCGAAGACCAGTGACAAGGCGATGTCCGACTGCGAGCGCAGCCGGTTCAGCCCGGCGATGCCGGTGAGGGAGCTTTCGATGGGCTGGGTGACCAGCGCCTCGACTTCCTCCGGAGCCAGCCCGGGAGCCTCGATCAGGATGGTGACCGTGGGCTTGGTCAGGTCCGGCAGCACTTCCAGCGGCAGCTTCGTGGACGAGCGGTATCCCATGACCAGCACCAGGATGCACAGGCCGATGATGACCGCGCGGTGCCGCAGGGAAAAACGGATCAGTTTTTCGAGCATGGGTCAGGCTTCCGTTGATGGGTTCCCGCGGCGGATGAAAAGGACGGCGACGAGCGCCAGCGCGAGCACCGCGGTGGTGCCCATGAAGATGCGCTCGCGCAGCGGGCTGGCCTCATGGTCGTGGTCATGTCCGTGGTCGTCGGCGGAGGCATCGCCCTTGTCGCGGGCGGCCTTCTGCTCCGCGCTCATTTCGGACCCGTCTTCGTTGTGTTCGTGGCCGTGGGCGGCATCCAGCGCTTCCTTCAGCGAGACACCGGAGCCGCTGCCGACGAAGCCCAGCGCATACGATCCGCGCGTGACGACGAGGTCCCCGGGGAACACCCCGGAAAGGATCTCCACCTGCGTGCCGTTCGTGCGCCCCGTCCTCACCGCGGAGCGGACGAAGGCGTTCGGGATGTTGAAGTCCTTCAGGAACACATGGCGGTTCGACGGGTCGCCTTGCACCGCCTCCTTCGGGATGGTCAGCACGTTTTCATGGCGCGCGGTGATGATCTCGAACTCCGCGCGCATGCCGGGGCGCAGGCGGTTGTCCGGGTTCTTCACCAGGAAGATCGCGTCGATGGTCGCGCGCTCGCGGTCGGCGGTCGTGCCGAAGCGGACGAGCTTCCCCTCCAGCGGCTGGTCGCCCAGCGCGGAGATGCGGATGATGGCGGTGGTGCCGGGCGGCAGCTTCGACGTCTGGTGCTCCGGCACGCGGGCGATGGCGTGGACGTCCGTCAGGTCGGAGATGTCGAGCAGCTCCTTTTCCGGCTCCACCGGCTCGCCCAGCCGCACGTGGGACTCCACCACCAGTCCGGAGATGGGGGCCTTCAGCTCGATGGTGGGCGGCGGGTCGCCGGGCTGGCGGCTCTCCACGCGGGCGATGGTCTGGCCTGCGGTGACCATGTCGCCCTCGCGGGCTTCCAGGCCCACCACGCGGCCAGGGATGCGGCTGCTGAGGACGGCGTGCTTTTCCGGGATCTCCTCGATCCGGCCGAGCGCGAAGGTGGTTTCCTCAAAGACGGATTCGGACGCTTCGACGGTTTCGATGCCGAGCGACTGCACGCCCGTCTCATCGAGCATGACAGGTTTCTCCGCAGCGTGGGCGGCGGTGAGGAAGGAAAGGAGGCTGGCGGTGGCCAGCGTGAGTGATTTGAAATTCATGGAAATGGAGTGGTTCAGAAGTTGCCCAGCGCGGCCTGGTGGCGGGCGCGGGCGAGGTGGAAATCACGCAGCGCGTCGAGCCGGGTGGACTCGAGCTGGAGGCGCTGTGCGCGGGACTTGAGGACGGTCTGGAAGTCAGCCTGGCCATCGCGCCATGCCGCCTCCGTGTCCGTGGCCTGCTTGGTCGCCAGTGGCAGGAGCTGGCTGTCGATCTCGCGGATCAGCTTCGCCCACTCCGCCATTTCGGAACGTGCGCCGCCCGCCTCATGGCGGATGCTTTCCGCCAGTGCGCGCGTCTCCAGTTGCTTCCGCCGGTGGGTGACCTCCGCCGCCTCGATGTTGCCTTCGTTCTTGTTCCAGAACGGCAGCGGGATCTTCAGCCGCAGACCGACGACGGCCTCGTTCTCATAACCCTCCGGGGCGTCCTCCGTGCGTTCGGCGGAGAAAAACGCGCCGCCCTCGAAGTCCTCGCGCCGCTTCGCTTTCTCCAGCCCGATGGACTGTTCCGCGATGTCCGCCTCCACCTTGGAAAGCTGGAAGTCCGCACGGCGGGACGGGTCCGCTCCGGTGCCCGGCAGGGCGGGGGACGCCAGCGTGCCGGAAACGACCAGCCCTTCATCCGGGCGGATGCCCAGCAGCGGCTTCAGCTCCGCCAGCGCGGATGCTTCCTTCGCATCGAGCTGCCTCGCCTCCGTGTCCGCCTGCATGGCCTCCACCCGCGCCTGTCCGGCGTCGAGCAGGGAACCCTCGCCCTTCTCCGCGGCGGTGCGGATGCTTTCCGCCAGCTCCTTCGTCAGGCCGGACTGCCGGTTGAGCAGGTCTTTCCGCAGGCGGATGGCCAGCACCTCGATCAGCGCGCGGTTCGCGTCGGAGACCAGCTTCTGCTCCACCTGGCGGACTTCCAGCTCGGCGGCTTTCAGCTCGGTGACGGAGATGCCTTTCTCGCGGCGCAGCCGGTCGGTGACCGGAAACCTCTGCGAGATGCCGATCTCGACGCCGCCCTCGCGGAAGTCGCGGCTGTGCTGGAGGGACGTTTCGAGCTGCGGGTTGTCGAGCCGTCCGGCCTGCTTCATGCGGCCGACCGCTTCCGCGATGCGCAGCCGCGCCGCGGCCAGGTCCGGGTTCTGGGCACGGATCCGTTTCGGGATGGTGTCCGGGGTGACGACGACGGCCGGCGCGGCATGGAGCGCCGGGACCATGAGGAGTGAGGCCGCGCACAGCGCGGTGAAATGGGAAAACATAGGGGTGTTGTCTGACGGTTGGGCAGGCGGGAACACGGAGGTTCCTGCGGGGGGCATCCGGCGGAAATGGCCGGGCCACGGTGGGAGCGGGGCGTGCGGAATGGGCACGCCGCTCCCGGGAGGGATCGTCAGATCAACGGTGGCTTGTCCAGCGACTGGAACGGGCCTTCCGGCGGCCGCTCGCTCTCATGCCGGATCACGCTCCGGGAAAATTCCGGCACCGTCAGCCGGTGGAAAACATCCTGGTCCAGGCCGAGCGGGAGATGGTGCAGGCAGGTGCCGCAATGATGGTGGTGGTCCGGCGGGCACGTGTCATCGTGCGTGTGCCCGTGATGGTGGTCATGGCCGTGGCCGTCATCATGGCCGGAGCAGTCGTGGTGCTCGTGCATGCAGACCGGCTCCTGGCCGTGCGCGGCAAGCACACGCGTCCCCAGCCCGGCAATGAAGCCGATGACCAGGAACCATGTCAGGAAAGTGCGCACGCTGGATTCCGACGTAACCGTGTTGCGGATTTATTCAAGAAATTTCAGTTATCCCAAGTATCTTGCGATTGCAACGGAGTAGCGGAGTAGCGGAGTAGCGGAGTAGCGGAGTAGCGGAGTAGCGGAGTAGCGGAGTAGCGGAGTAGCGGAGTAGCGGAGTAGCGGAGTAGCGGAGTAGCGGAGTAGCGGCATAGCTGCGCCATGACGGTTGGGGAGATCCACCCGATCTCACAGACCCGCATGGAAAAGACGCCATCCATGATAACCGGAATCACGGAATGGCACCCATCCGCTCCGCCGTAGTGGCGCAGTCATTACGCTACGTCAGGGTGAGCCGCAGCGATGGCTGCTAAAGATCTAACAAAGATTTATCTCGACGAGTTAGGGGAGATACACCATGTAGATTCCCCATATCTTATGTTGAACCCCCGTATTAAGTATCTCGCCCTCATCTTTCCCTTCCTGCTTACCTCCTGTCCTTGGACCAGTGAAGAACTGGATGAATACCGGCAGGCAGAAGCGGCCCGCAACAAAGAAAGTGTCGCCAATCAGCAAAAGTCCGCTCCGGCGAACAATCCCTTGGACGGACCGTCCGACAGCGGCGGCGCGGGATCAAGCGGTCATCGTTCGCCCGGATCCACCAGCACCTCCAGTGGATCCGGCTCTGTAGGGCCCATGGGCGGCGCGGATTGACAGATGGCTTCCAGAGTCAGTAGCGGCATGGCTGCGCCATGACGGCTGGGGAGATCAACCTCCTCCCCACGGCTCCCTCCGCACGGGAAAGACGCCATCAACGGCGAACCGGAATCGTGGCATGCCCCCCCATCCACTCCGCCGCAATGGCTGTGCCATTACGGAGGGGTGCAGCGATGGCCGCTATACTTTTCACGGATATGCCCTAGTGTCCTCCCATATGATCCGTTTCCTGCTTTCCTCCATCGCCTGTGCCATCGCTTTCACCTCCTGCGGTCCGCTGGATGATGGAGATCCGCTGGACGGAGCTCCCGGCAACGATGGCGCGTCGCTCCACCTCCGCTCCACACCTGAGGAAAGCAGCGTCAACCGCTCCATCGGGGTCGAAGGTCGCTACGACCGCTACTCCCGTTAGCAGTCGGTTGAGGGATCGCGGCTTCCAGCCGGGCCAGGGTCCACTCTGAAACCGGCCCCATAAGCCGATCACCGGCAAGGCCTTCCGCGCAGGCTCCCGCGCAACACCGCCGGGACACCGATGCGACGGCAGGCTGTGGGACGGGGCAGCCACGCTTGCCGGAGAATCGGCCATCATTGGCATGTCCCATGCTCATGGTTGTCAGTCCATTCCATGAATCGCCTGAAATTTTCCCCGTCCCGCAGCCTCGCCGCCGCCAGCGCGGGCGTGCTGGGATTCCTCCCGGCCATCGCCTCCGCCCACCCCGGCCACTATCACCCACCGGGGGAGGAAGATGAATTCGACGCGTTCACCGCAGGCCTGCTGCACCCGGCCACCGGCATGGACCACCTGCTGCTGGCACTGGCCGCCGGGTGGCTGATCTTTTCCTTCCCGAAGGCGAAGGCCGCGCTGCCCTCCGCCTTTCTCGCCGCGCTGGCCATCGGCGCATGGACCGGCCGCGGCCTGCAGGGCGGTGCCTTTCTGGAGATCGCCCTTTCCTGGACGCTGCTGGCCGCCGGAGCCGCCATCCTCATCGGCAGATACCTGAAGGCCGCTCCGCTGGCCGTCGCCCTGTGTATCGCCGGGGCCGTCCATGGCTTCGCCCATGGCGCGGAGACCGCAGCGGGTGTCCCGTTCCTGCCGTATGCCACCGGCTTCATCCTCGGCACGGGCATGCTGGTCGCCGGGGGTGTCGCCCTCCACGCCGCCACCTCCCGCCTGCGCCAGCCGCTGGTGCCCCGCATCGCCGGAGCCGCCCTGCTCGCCGCAGGCACCGCATCCCTCATCCACGCGATCTGATGCACCTCTCACCGCGCGAACAGGAGAAACTGCTGGTCGTCGTCGCCGCGGATCTCGCCCGGCGCAGGCGCGACCGCGGGGTGAAGCTGAACTACCCGGAGGTCATCGCCCTCATCACCGCGGAGATCTTCGAAGGCGCGCGCGACGGAAAGTCCGTGGCCGAACTCATGAGCTACGGCACCACCCTGGTGAAGCGCGACGAGGTCATGGAAGGCATCCCCGAAATGATCCACGACATCCAGGTGGAGGCCACCTTCCCGGATGGCACCAAGCTCGTCACCGTCCACAACCCCGTCCGATGATCCCCGGAGAAATCATCACCCCCGCAGGCGCGCCCGACCTGGATCTCAACGTCGGCCTCGCCACGAAGACCCTCGCCGTCGCCAACACCGGCGACCGCCCCGTGCAGGTGGGCAGCCATTTCCATTTCATGGAGGTGAACAACCAGCTCGCCTTCGACCGGGACGCCGCGCGCGGCTTCCGCCTCAACATCCCCGCCGGGACCGCCGTCCGCTTCGAGCCGGGTGACACGCGGGAGGTGCCGCTCGTCGCCTTCGCCGGGCGGAGGATCGTCCACGGCCTCAACAACCTCGTCAACGGACCGCTCGACTGATCCATGAAACAGACGCGAAAGAACTACGCCGGCATGTTCGGCCCGACGGTGGGCGACCAAGTGCGGCTGGGCGACACGGAGATTTTCATCGAGGTCGAGCGCGACCTCATCGCGGAGAACGGCGGCTACGGCAACGAGGTGAAATTCGGCGGCGGGAAGGTCATCCGTGACGGCATGGCGCAGCACCCGCTGGCCACGGATGAAGAGGTGCTCGACCTGGTCATCACCAACGCGCTCATCCTCGATGCCGCGCACGGCGTCATCAAGGCGGACATCGGCATCAAGCACGGCCGCATCGCGGGCATCGGCCATGCGGGGAATCCGCTGCTGCAGGACGGCATCACCATG
The nucleotide sequence above comes from Akkermansiaceae bacterium. Encoded proteins:
- a CDS encoding efflux RND transporter permease subunit; its protein translation is MLEKLIRFSLRHRAVIIGLCILVLVMGYRSSTKLPLEVLPDLTKPTVTILIEAPGLAPEEVEALVTQPIESSLTGIAGLNRLRSQSDIALSLVFAEFDWGTDIYQARQFVQERLQSVRETLPEGTEPYLTPVASLMGEILLVGIRSTDGKVEPMEVRSIADWNVRRRIQSIPGIAEVLNMGGGVKQAQIQPDLWKMQAYGVTLDELRDAAKKAATTTTGGFLSSFSQEIMVRNLAMTTDLGDIAKTPVKTVKDQPISIGDVATVAWDTEPMRGNAHVNGDPGVIMSVTKAPGFDTLKLTGQIETAIAEVQKTLPPGVEATVLFRQGDFIDRAMDNLVKAFFEAVIMVIVVLFLFLLNFRTTFITLMAMPLSFAVTLITFQLMGLSMNSMTLGGLAVAIGMVVDDAIVDVENVFRRLKENAVLADPLPKIEVIAAASGEVRNSIFYATVLIILVFVPLLGLSGVEGRLFGPIAIATIISMIASFIVSLTAIPVLCSFLLGWRKRKPGDEEKAKHHDGPVTRGMKWLVKHTLLKASLDQPVLVLIPVVILLGLSLTLYPKMGKDFLPAFNEETVIVTTGAAPGTSLMEMERLAASIEKQLRTVPEINHIGRRIGRAERSDHVVPISNAEFDVDFKTGVSERSREEILEDIRQKVRQVPGSFSVLSGPLSHRISHLLSGVTAPIAIKVFGPDFETNQNVGEQIQKIAKTIPGLEDAKLDQQAPIPQLRIEVNRERALAYGVTPGELNETLSTLMGGEAVAQLRDGPRIIDLAIRLPEEWREHPERIRELPIDTQGGKSIPLRLVAEIREAKGPSSVFRENTQRRYVVSIKPTRPDAGELVRQLQEKVTAQVKLPTGTFISYEGDFQAQKAATTRIALLFAGVLGIIIILLFSYFRSLALALQVMVNLPLALMGSLALTWLLVGNISIATLVGFIAVCGIAARNGIMMISHYLHLMTHEGETFSRKMIERGTLERLVPVTMTALAAGIALIPLVLAAGEPGKEILHPVAVCIVGGLVSSTLLDFAVTPALFRLLGRKASQAAIAAHASPNPTPTINPQPTIA
- a CDS encoding efflux RND transporter periplasmic adaptor subunit, coding for MNFKSLTLATASLLSFLTAAHAAEKPVMLDETGVQSLGIETVEASESVFEETTFALGRIEEIPEKHAVLSSRIPGRVVGLEAREGDMVTAGQTIARVESRQPGDPPPTIELKAPISGLVVESHVRLGEPVEPEKELLDISDLTDVHAIARVPEHQTSKLPPGTTAIIRISALGDQPLEGKLVRFGTTADRERATIDAIFLVKNPDNRLRPGMRAEFEIITARHENVLTIPKEAVQGDPSNRHVFLKDFNIPNAFVRSAVRTGRTNGTQVEILSGVFPGDLVVTRGSYALGFVGSGSGVSLKEALDAAHGHEHNEDGSEMSAEQKAARDKGDASADDHGHDHDHEASPLRERIFMGTTAVLALALVAVLFIRRGNPSTEA
- a CDS encoding TolC family protein, giving the protein MFSHFTALCAASLLMVPALHAAPAVVVTPDTIPKRIRAQNPDLAAARLRIAEAVGRMKQAGRLDNPQLETSLQHSRDFREGGVEIGISQRFPVTDRLRREKGISVTELKAAELEVRQVEQKLVSDANRALIEVLAIRLRKDLLNRQSGLTKELAESIRTAAEKGEGSLLDAGQARVEAMQADTEARQLDAKEASALAELKPLLGIRPDEGLVVSGTLASPALPGTGADPSRRADFQLSKVEADIAEQSIGLEKAKRREDFEGGAFFSAERTEDAPEGYENEAVVGLRLKIPLPFWNKNEGNIEAAEVTHRRKQLETRALAESIRHEAGGARSEMAEWAKLIREIDSQLLPLATKQATDTEAAWRDGQADFQTVLKSRAQRLQLESTRLDALRDFHLARARHQAALGNF
- a CDS encoding HupE/UreJ family protein; the protein is MNRLKFSPSRSLAAASAGVLGFLPAIASAHPGHYHPPGEEDEFDAFTAGLLHPATGMDHLLLALAAGWLIFSFPKAKAALPSAFLAALAIGAWTGRGLQGGAFLEIALSWTLLAAGAAILIGRYLKAAPLAVALCIAGAVHGFAHGAETAAGVPFLPYATGFILGTGMLVAGGVALHAATSRLRQPLVPRIAGAALLAAGTASLIHAI
- a CDS encoding urease subunit gamma, with the protein product MHLSPREQEKLLVVVAADLARRRRDRGVKLNYPEVIALITAEIFEGARDGKSVAELMSYGTTLVKRDEVMEGIPEMIHDIQVEATFPDGTKLVTVHNPVR
- a CDS encoding urease subunit beta, with protein sequence MIPGEIITPAGAPDLDLNVGLATKTLAVANTGDRPVQVGSHFHFMEVNNQLAFDRDAARGFRLNIPAGTAVRFEPGDTREVPLVAFAGRRIVHGLNNLVNGPLD